One genomic window of Trichlorobacter lovleyi includes the following:
- a CDS encoding P-II family nitrogen regulator has protein sequence MKLVEAIIKPFKLDEVKDALNEIGIEGITVSEVKGFGRQKGHTELYRGAEYVVDFIPKVKIELAVSDELVTKVVETIQNTAKTGRIGDGKIFVISLDEAVRIRTGETGSEAI, from the coding sequence ATGAAACTGGTAGAAGCGATCATCAAGCCGTTCAAGCTGGACGAGGTCAAGGACGCCCTGAACGAAATCGGTATTGAGGGGATCACCGTTAGTGAAGTAAAGGGGTTTGGCCGACAGAAAGGACATACCGAGCTCTACCGTGGTGCCGAGTATGTGGTTGACTTTATTCCCAAGGTCAAGATCGAGCTCGCTGTTTCCGATGAGCTGGTGACCAAGGTGGTGGAGACAATTCAGAATACCGCCAAGACCGGCCGGATTGGTGATGGCAAAATCTTTGTAATCAGCCTGGACGAGGCAGTACGGATCCGCACCGGAGAAACCGGCAGCGAAGCTATTTAA
- a CDS encoding Rieske (2Fe-2S) protein encodes MPVVARLEEVPNLGKKQITVGDQEILLVNLKGTIYAVENECPHQGAPMAGALLKDSHLACPRHGYRFELKDGSCKDHPEFTLKTWPVRIENGDIIIDLA; translated from the coding sequence ATGCCGGTAGTTGCACGTTTGGAAGAGGTGCCCAATCTTGGTAAGAAGCAGATAACGGTTGGAGACCAGGAGATTCTGCTGGTCAATCTGAAAGGCACGATCTACGCGGTTGAAAACGAGTGTCCACATCAGGGGGCTCCAATGGCAGGAGCACTGCTTAAAGACTCCCACCTTGCTTGTCCACGCCATGGTTACCGCTTTGAACTGAAGGATGGCAGTTGCAAAGATCACCCTGAGTTTACGCTTAAAACCTGGCCAGTCCGGATTGAAAACGGCGATATCATCATTGACCTGGCGTGA